One Candidatus Sulfurimonas baltica DNA segment encodes these proteins:
- a CDS encoding DUF3187 domain-containing protein: protein MYKKITTLLAITSLSLYAYSDKDMDGVDDTLDKCPNTHFSELVDMNGCTIENLEGEHHFDIIYGLNFTKADYTTTEKTDTTTQDLQLDYYYRNFSLQLISSYYDYNNKTYNESGMNDLFIGAYYKLSPTDELTLRFGVGVAMPTYDSLLNNNNSDYTASMNIGYKLESINLFAGYSHTMVNDDDVVGVVSYQDTNSFTVGAGFYPLKNLYVSGSYNDSDSIYKDVETIKSLSLYAFYNIDANWFTSFSYSYGLSDSASDSSTSFRIGYYF, encoded by the coding sequence ATGTACAAAAAAATAACAACTCTTTTAGCGATAACCTCGCTTAGCTTATATGCTTACAGCGATAAAGATATGGATGGCGTTGATGACACATTGGATAAATGTCCTAACACACACTTCAGTGAATTAGTGGATATGAATGGTTGTACAATTGAAAATTTAGAGGGTGAACACCACTTTGACATAATATATGGTCTTAATTTTACCAAAGCTGATTACACAACCACTGAGAAGACAGATACTACCACGCAGGACTTGCAGTTAGATTACTACTATAGAAACTTTTCCCTTCAACTTATTAGTTCTTACTACGACTACAATAATAAAACATATAATGAGAGTGGTATGAATGATTTATTTATAGGTGCCTACTACAAACTGTCTCCTACGGATGAATTAACTCTACGGTTTGGTGTAGGAGTAGCTATGCCAACGTATGATTCGCTACTAAATAATAATAATTCCGACTACACAGCATCTATGAATATTGGATACAAACTAGAGAGCATAAATTTATTTGCAGGCTACAGCCACACAATGGTAAATGATGATGATGTAGTTGGAGTTGTTTCATATCAAGACACCAACTCATTTACTGTAGGTGCCGGTTTTTATCCGCTAAAAAATCTATATGTAAGTGGCTCATATAATGATAGTGACAGCATATATAAAGATGTAGAGACTATAAAAAGCCTTTCCCTTTATGCTTTTTACAATATAGATGCAAATTGGTTTACGAGTTTTAGTTACTCTTATGGACTAAGCGACAGTGCCAGCGATAGCTCTACATCTTTTCGCATAGGCTACTACTTTTAA